CTGATGAACAATTCCGTCGCTTGCCCGGGCTGCTCGTGAATCCAACGGAGCGCCCGGATATGGGCCTTGAGAAATTTGACCACGGCGGCGCGGTTCTTCTCCGCCCATAAAGGATTTACCGTGAGGCCGTTGAATTGATACACGGGAATCGCTTCCACCGTATCGCCCAGCCGATTGAATCCCTGATCGATCGCGATATCCGAATACGGAATACCGAGCACTGCGCCCGCGAGCGCCCCGGTTTCCAGCGCCGTCAACCGCGCGGCGGTGCCCCCCGAGATAACGGTCATGGCAAAGTCGCGCGGGTACTCAAGCCCTTTGCTCTTGAGATAATCCAACAAAATCGAAGTCGCGCCGCCTCGCAGGCTCGACACCCCGAGCCTGGCGCCCTTGAGGTCCTCGATCTTCTTGTACGCCTTGCCGCCAACGAGAACGTAAGGAGCCGCGTTGTCCACTCCGGCGATCACCTTGAGATTTCCACCTTTCTCATTGATGACGATGGTCGCGTCGGCATTCAAGCTGCCGAAATCGATCTCCCCCGCGAGCAGCGCCGCGAGCTGAACATCGCTCCGGCCGATCAAAACCAAGTCAACCTTCAGGCCTTCCGCCGCGTATAACCCTCTCTTCTGCGCCGCGTAGAAAGGAAGATAGAACAGCGTCTTCGAGGTCATCCCGACCTTCAGCGCTTGCGCCGCAGACGTGGAAGCAAAAAGGCCCAAGCCGAAAAGAACCGGCAGGACGGAAGCGAGAATCCGTTTCATAGCCAGACCTCCTTAAGCTACAAGCTGTAAAACGCACGGGAGTTGGTCCCAAGAATCTTGTCGGCTTGAGCATTGGTGATCCTGCCCTCGTCCACCCAGCCGCGGACTTCGTCCAGCGCGCTCAAGTTGGCCGAGATGTCGGTGTGGCTGTAATCGGTGCCGATCATCAGGTTATCTTCGGTACCGAATTTCAGCAGCGACTCGATATCGTCGATCGGGTCGATCGTGACGAACAGCCGGTTGGCGCGGAACAATTCCGGTTCCAGTTCATACAGGCGCGGCAACCGGCTCTGTCGACCGCGCAGCGATTGGCGTTTCACCGCCCCCAACTGCGAGACCGCATAGGGAATCCAGGAAGCTCCCGACTCGATGAGCCCGAACCTGAGTTTGGGGAATTTTTTTGCAAGGCCGGAGCTTACCAGCGCGGTGAAGGAGTAGATGATCGGGAAGCCCCTGTCCCACTCGGTACCCGGAAGCGGATGGCCCGTGTGGATGCACAGAGGCAGGTCGAGCGCGCTCGCCTCCTCGTAGACCGGAAAGAAATGCGGGTCGATTACCTTCCTGTCAAGATCGAATCCCCGTTTGAAGACGCCGGAGGCGCCGTGCTCTTTCGCCCAACACAATTCTTCGACCGCCTTGTCGGGCCGAAGCAGCGGCAGCACGGCCGCCCATCTGAGCCGCCCGTTTGTTTGCGCGCATTTCCCGGCAATCCAGCGATTGTAGGTGGTGGTCAACGCCCATTCGGCCTCCGCGTTACGGGTGTTATAGCGGATGAAAAAGGTCGGGAAGATAACCTGCACGTCGACGCCCATCTTGTCCATGTGCGCGAGACGGCCCGGCACGTCCTCGAGCTCCCGCAGGACGCGCGGCGGATGGTTGACGTCGTCGCGGATGGCGCGGTTCTGTAGCCTGCCTTCCACCACCCAGCAGCGGCTGTTTGTCGGGGTATAGCCGGCCCGTCTGGCTTCATCCGGCGGCATCTCAATGGTTACCGGTGTGTACTTTACGTACGGCGTGCCTTCCAACTTCTTCCAGGTGTCTTCGGACTCATCGACATGCGTATCGGCATCGATCGTCGGCATCGGAACGGCTCCTATTCTTCATAATGAAATATGCTTTGCCCGTTTCGCGTGCTCCATAAAAGCAATTCACCCACAACGATCCAATATAATTCGACCCTCCGTCTTTGTATACAACCGGCGAAACTGCGAGGCTAGATTCTCTGACGCATGAGTGATCGCTGGCGGGCTCTAAGGATAGAAGCCGGTCGCAAGTCTCGACGATCCTTCATGGCACAAGCCGAGATTCGATATGTTCATTTCCAGCGCTCAGATGTGGGACATCATGCATCCGGACTTGCCTAAGTTCCCCGAGGGCCCGCCGCAAAAAAATTAGCCGACCCGTCCAGGGTGTTTGTTGCTAAGTTGCGCAAGTACGCAACATCACCTGGAAGACGACGCGGAGTCGACAAAGGCGAAGAGCGCTCGGAGAACTTGGCGGATTTCTCGCGGATGCTTCAAGCGGTATAGGGCCCGCATTTTGGAGTCGCTGTCGTATCGCACAACCTCGGCAAGGCGTAAGGCGCCCAACGTATGGCTGATGCGCGACAAGCTTCGGCTGAGCGCCCGCGCGCGCTGGCTCGGGCTCATCTCACGGTTCTCGAGCAGCAACTCAACGATCGCGAAGGCAACGGGATTTCCAAACACGCGGCACAGACGCGATTGCCTGTAGCTCTTTTCTTCCACGCCGCCCCGTTTACCACGTTCAGGGAATTTCTGAAACAGTGTATGTTGCTAAGTTGCGCAATTGCGCAAGTACGCAACGTGCGACGGTGAGAGTCCGATGCCGGAGAGGCTGACCCTGAAAGTTGCCAACGGGCTTTGTCTTAGCCGAGAAATGTGTCTTGAGAGACTAGTGAACCATGTGATAAATAAGCTTGCCTTCGGTGGCATCACACGTTAGGACTGAGCGGAACGTGTTGCAACCAAGAGGGAAACCGACTAAATCATCTAGAACGGAGCAAAATGCCTACTGTGGTAACCAAGCGTCATCGCTTGAAATTGGGCCCAATTAATTAACATCATACCCTAGCTCTGCTCGTAGGTCCCCCTTCTCATTGAAGACTTTCAAACCAGAGGTTCCTTGATCCATGCCTATTAGCGTTCTCAGCTTACCGTCGGGTCCAGCGAACTGTAGTGAGGTCCCCTCTGCATTAGAGCCGAATACTCCTCGTGGTTTCCCTTCCGCATCGTGCAAGATGAACTTATAACCTGCTTCTTGTTGGCTCATTTGCGCCTGTAGAGTTCCCTTCGCATCATACATCAGAATAGTTGGTCCTGTGCTGTCATTTACTACAAATACCAGCCGGACTTTTCCGTTCTTATCGGCAAGCGTTACGCCAGCGCCATCCTTAGCAACTTGGAATGACGCCTGTGGATTTGCCTCCGTATCGTAAAGTGTAATACCTGGCCCCATAGTCTCATGTACTCCAAATCCCAGCCGAACTTTTCCGTTCTTATCGTTTAAAATCGCCTTAGGCCCATCCGGACCGCCACGGAATAACATCCGGGGTCTTGCATCTCCGTCGGTGATTATTAGATTTTCGGTCGTGATCACTTTCTGCGCATTGGCTTCCGGCGTCTGCTTGGACGATTGCCGAGAAACAAGGAAGGCAACTACCGCTGATAACAAGACAGAGATCAGAATAGTTTCAATCATTTATAAAACCCCCTTTTTTGAGCGCTAGCTAATCCACATTCGCCCCCTACCCGCGAGAGCCGGATTCTTTCACCAAGGCAACAAATTCGTCAATAAGAATCTTCTTGCTTTGGGCGCGCGTAGGGCTACAGTTTAAGTCAGCGTCTGGGGCTAGCTTGGCCAGCGAAAAGCCGGGGGTCAGAGAAAGGGGACCTATTCACCGGAATCTTTTTTCTTAGCCCGGTCTTTTTCAAGCGCAATACGGAATGTTTCCTCTAATTCCTTTACCTCTTCGACTTTCTGCGCGTATTCCTCAGGTGTTTTGGGCTGACGCCCAAATTCATCTTGAAAATAGTAGCTTCCATCTTTCATCCGTACGTACGTCTTAGCGGCAAACTCTCCTATCTCGTGTTTTGATGGCAAGAGAAACCGGCCAAGTTTGTTCCAGGCTGTGGTTTTCAGATAGCGTTCTGGGAATAGATCTTCTTCATTACGGCCAGCAATATAACGATGGGCGCGTGACTTGATAATGTAATTCACTTCTCGGACCTCATGTTCCGCTAGCTTTCGTCCACGGATACACAAGGTATAGTTAACCCGTGAAGAATCAAAATACCGTGGGTTAGTACGAGGCTTCCTAGCTTTTATGGACCCGGGACTCTGTGCCCATTCCACGTGAGTAAGAATAAAAAGTCTGTGTTGATCAAACGGGAATAAGGTTTGCGTACCAATCCAATCTAGCAAGGGGTCCAGACCATCCTGGGGTCTGAAGGAAAGACGTGACTGTTAAACAAGGTCACCGGATGATCCGAAAGAATGAATTTCACGAAAGAGTTTTCGGCCGAGACGATCTCCAGAACGCTTTCTGTCCACATCACGCAATGCATAGTACGAATACGCTGCATTCTATACATCAACTCTTCCTGACTATTCGCACGCGTCAAGAACTTTACAAAGTGTAGTCCTTTGGGTGTTCGCAATCTCAAAGCATCCATAAACCCATACATGTATCCATAGGTAGAATGTACGGTCTCCCAATCTTCGGCGATATAGGCATCAATAGCCGTCTTACCGTCGCGGTCGATTGCGCCAAATAGCATTCGCTCAATTTCGTCATTTGGTGCTCCAAGCCAACGCGTGGTGTAAAGGTCGTTTTCGAAGAAGATGGATTTCGGCCCTTTTGTTGAAATCTGTCGTCCAGACGCACTACTGCCGTCCCCTCTAGTGAACTTCGGCGGCTGTAGATCCAAAACCTTGAAAGATGTTTGCCCTGGTGCGAGAAATCTCCGCTGGTACCATTCTGGGACGTAATGATGTCTGTGGCTCTGTTGGACCATCTCCCCGCCTCTTTGCGATAGGTATCGGGTCTGACATAACAATCATTACAATCTTTGTTTTTGCAATCCGATACCAAAATTTGCCCGTGTGCCGGGACAATGACTCCTTGTTCTCGCCGATCGATTAACTTGCAATCAGGATCCGATATAACTCGCTGACATTACTAAGCTCCTATCTCGCGCTGCGACAGTGTGTAATTGCAACACCTGGCCCCGCTCCCACTCACACCCAGCCCTCCACCCCGCTCGCTACCTCTTCAGCTTGGCGCGCTCCAGCGCGAGCGCGGATACGTGCACGATGCCGTCATGGAATGTGGCCGTTTTGAATTCGGGGCGCGGATCGCGGGGAATTGGCGGTGCCTTTGTAGAGCTTCAACGCGCCGTGTGGTCTGCCTACAATCTTTCAGCTCCCTTGAGCTTTCCAAGAGCTCGGTCAAAGGTACCCAAAGGAACGTGGCCGGCTTTCCGAGCTACTTCGAGGATCAAACAGTCGGAGAACCCCAGCGCTGGACGGCGACGGTAGTGCTCCAGCGCGGCGGTGACAGTACCGGAGTCCTGGATCGTAAGATCTCTGTGACGCAGGAGCATCTCGACGGCGGTCGCTATTTCCGGGTGGGCGAGCTCGTATACGGCGGCAAGAACCCACGTTGCCTCAATGAGGACCAGCGTCGATACCCACGCGCCTTTGCTAATGAAAGATTCCGCAGCGGCGACCTGCTTCCCGTCGTCGCGCGTGACAAGACGAACCAAAACATTCGTGTCAACGGCGCGCATGCTTGGCTTTCATGTAGCGCAGCACCCCTTTATCGAAATCTTCCAACTTCTTCGGGCCGGGGGAGCGTTTGGGAAAGACCGCTCGGTGAATATCCTCCGAGGAGTACCGTCCGGCTTTGCGAACGACGACCGCGTCGCCTTCCTCATCCCACTCCAAAACCGAGCCAGGACCAACGCCGAGTTTTCGTCGCACCTCGGCAGGAACGGAAATTTGACCCTGGGCTGTAACTTTTGATTGTGCGAGTGCCATAGATGTTAATTACCATGGTAATGAATGGCCGTCAATCGGCGCTCGGCGGAACCATACGACGGGGAACGATTCATCGCCGCGGCAAATTTTGCCGGTCCGCTGGCAAGTTTTTCAAACGCCTATCCAGCGCGCCGTCGAGCATCTTGTCTCTTACATCATATCAGCACGGAAAACAGCAAGTTAGAAAACTTCCTTCTCTATGGTACGAGGTTTGCTCCCAGCAAGATACCTTGGGGGTGTGACAGATGGCGACAAGAGCATCCTTCGAAGTCGGCGGCGCGATCCTTCGCGCTCTAACGAAAGCGCGCAAGGCCGGCGCCTACGTCGTTTATCAACGCACGGTGCCGCTGCTGGCGTTTATCTTCTGCGTCGGAGTGGCGGCCATACTTTGGCATCTTTCCCGGCTGTCCTCCAATCTCGTTCAGTCGGGCGCGCTGCAGGGCACCGCGATCTATTCTCAGTCGATTACCGATCTGCGCACGTTCTACGGCTCCGAGGTCGTTGATCGGGTCAGACCCTACGGCATCGAGGTGACCCACGACTACGCGGCTAAGAAAGCCGCCATACCGATCCCTGCGACGTTCACCATCGAGTTCGGCAAGCATATCGCCGAGAAAAACTCCGGCATGGAGATTCGGCTATACAGCGACTATCCGTTCCCGTTCAGGAAAGAGGGCGGGCCGAGAGACGCCTTCGAGAAGGAAGCGCTCGCCTACTTGAGGCAACATCCCGACAAGACTTTTTTCCGTTTCGAGGATTTTCAGGGCCGGCCGTCGCTCAGATACGCGACCGCGGTCCAAATGAAGGCCGGCTGCGTCGCGTGCCATAACAGCCACGCCGAAAGCCCGAAGACCGACTGGAAAGTGGAAAACGTCAGGGGGGTTCAGGAAATCATCCAGACGCTGGATAGCGCCGTCGCGCAGACCCGCTCGGGCTTGACCGAGACGTTCGTGCTGTTGAGCACGATGGGTCTTTTGGGAGTGGGCGGTCTGGCGCTCGTCGTCGGAACGATGCGCAAGAAATCGGCGGAGCTGGAGCAGCGGGTGAGCGAGCGCGCGTCCGCGCAAGCGCGTCTGGCTGCGCTCCACGAGATCAATCTCGCCAGCACGTCCACTTTGGATCTCAGAGCGGTATTGAACTTGTTGCTGGAAAAAACCGACGACCTGCTTCCGGTCATCGCGGCGACAACCGTACGGCTCTTCAACAAACAAACCGGAAAATTGGAACCGGTCGCCTGCTGGAACCTGGATGAGGAGCAATGGAAGGCGGAGACGAAGAACGGCGGCAGTCTCATTCGAATGCTGCCGGAGAGCAACTCCCCGCTCATGGTCCTAAACGCCCAGACGGACCCGCGATCCCTGGCCTCCGAGTTTTTGCGCAGGCAGGGATTGGTCTCGTTTCTAAGGGTCCCCTTGACGGCAAAGAACGACACGTTGGGGGTGATCACGTTTTTTACCAAAGTAGAGCACCGTTTCAGCGATGAAGAAATAGATTTTCTCTCGACTGTCAGCGGCCAGGCGGCCATCGCCATTCATAACGCGCAGCTTTACGAGGAGACCGCTTCGGCCAAGCGAGAGCTGGAGGACGCGAACAACACGCTTAAAAAACAGGCCGTGGAGCTGGCGCGTTCCAACGCCGAGCTGGAGCAATTCGCCTATGTCGCCTCACATGACCTGCAAGAGCCGCTGCGCATGGTCGCGAGCTATACCCAACTCCTGGCCAGGCGGTATCGGGGCAGGCTCGACGGCGACGCCGACGAGTTTATCGCGTACGCGGTCGATGGCGTCACCCGCATGCAGAGCCAGATCCAGGACCTGTTGAACTATTCAAGGTTAGGAAAGAAGGAAACGGATTTCGAGTCCACGGATTGCTCCGCCGTTTTGGACCGCGCGCTCGTCAACCTCAAGGTTGCGATCGAGGAGAGCGGAGCGAAGGTCACCAGCGATCCGTTGCCGGCGGTGGCGGCCGACGGCAATCAATTGGTGCAACTGTTTCAGAATCTCATGAGCAACGCCGTCAAATTTCGCAATCACGAGCCGCCGCTCATTCACGTCTCCGCCAAGCGCAGCGGCAAAGAATGGGTTTTCTCGGTCCACGACAACGGCATCGGCTTCGAGCCGCAATTTGCCGAGCGCATCTTTGTCATCTTCCAGCGCCTGCACGCGAAGGGCGATCATCCCGGCACGGGCATCGGTCTCGCGGTTTGCAAAAAAATCGTGGAACGCCACGGCGGACGCATCTGGGCGGAAGCGGAACCGGGCCAAGGGGCGACTTTTTATTTTACGATTCCAGCGTAAAAACCAGATCCTATTATTTAAGGAGGCAGACGAAAGATGGTGACCGCCGCAAATGGAAGACCCGTCGAGATCCTGCTCGTCGAAGACAATCCGGGCGATGTTCGGCTGACGAAGGAGGCGCTGAAGGAGGGCAACCTGCTGAACCGGCTGAGCGTGGTCGGCGATGGCATGGAAGCCTTAGCCTTTCTCCGGCGCGAAGGAAAGTTCGCCGGCTCGGCGCGGCCGGACATGATTCTTCTCGACCTGAACTTGCCGAAAAAGAGCGGCCTCGAAGTGCTGGCGGACGTCAAGGCCGACGAAGATCTGAGACGCACGCCGGTGGTGGTCCTGACGACCTCTCAGGCCGAGCAGGACATCATCAAGAGTTACAATCTCTACGCCAACTGCTACATCAGCAAACCGGTCGATCTCGGAGAGTTCATGAACGTGGTCAAATCGATCGAGGAATTCTGGCTCACGGTCGTCAAGCTGCCCTGCGATGGGGATTGGGTATGGACGGCGAGCCGGCCGAAGCCCGTGGGTTGAAGACGGCGTGTATCTGTGGATGCGCCGCGCGTCGATCATGCGTCCGCAATTGAAATGTTCTCGCTTGCCAAATTAACCGGCCGTTTAGGATCCCTCCTTTCCTCGGGAGGAGCCGGGGATTTCATCGGCGGCATCGTCGCGCGGCGCTTCAGCCAGACTTCCTCCGCGCGGATCAAGCTCATTCTCGAGGTCGCGGGCGACGGCATTTTCGGACTCGACGTCGACGGGAAAATAACCTTCGCCAATCACGCGGCCGCGAGAATGCTCGGCGCGAAGCGCGACGACATCATCGGCCGGCCGATGCGCCAGGTCGTGGACCATCTGAAGGCCGACGGCAGCCCGTTTCCCGGCGGCGCGTCGCCGATCGTCGCGGCCGCAAGCGAGGGTACTTCCTGCGTGTCGTCGGATGAAATCTTCCGCCGCAACGACGGCGCGAGCCTGGTCGTGGATTACGTGAGCAACCCGATCTTCGAGCGCGGGAAGTTGACCGGCGCGGTCGTGGCCTTCACCGACGTGACCCAGCGCAAGCGCTCGGAAGAGGCCCTGCAATCGCACTACAAGGAACTGGCGATTCTCCATGAAATAGGCCAGATGATTTTCGCCTCCAGGGATCTGAAAGCGGTTCTAGGGAACATCCTCGAGCGGGCCCTCTCTCTCGTTTCCCTCGACCTGGGAAATATCCGCCTGTTCGAACCCGGCGTCCGGATGCAAACCGGCGCGTATCGCGGCTACCGCGACCCTGAACAAATCGGCAAGAACACCCACATGAACGGCGGAGACAGCGCCGGATTTATCCGCGGCGTGGCGGCCTCCGGGACCAGCTTGGTGCTGGAGGATATTTCGACGGTAGAAGGCCTCAGAACATTCAAGAACGAAGGCGTTCGTTCGGCGATCATCGTGCCGATCACGACGGCGGAAGAAACGCTCGGCATCATCGAGGTCGGCAGCCGCGCGAGCCGCAGGTTCCTGCCCGACGAGCTTCGCCTCCTGGATACCATCGGCAATCAAATCGGCATCGCCGTGCAAAAATCCCGGCTCTTCGAGGAGACGGCGCGTCGGGCGGAAGAACAGGCGGCGCTGAATACGATCGCCGCGGCGACGAGCCAGTCCCGGCGCCTGGACGAGACGCTTGGGATCGCCCTGGACAAGGTTCTGGAGGTTACGGGGAGAGAGCAAGCCTACATACGACTGATGGATCCCGTCACGGGAAATCTTACGCTCGCCGCCCATCGGGGAATTTCGCAGCAGTTCGTCGAAGACTTGACGCATCGCCGCACCCCGGGAGGTAAAAGCGACCGGGTCTTCGAGTCGGGCGAACCGCTGGTCATCAACGATCCGGAGAGCGCCTCGCTCAGAGATCAGACCCGGCGCGAGGGAAGCCGCGCTTTCGTGTGGGTGCCGCTCAAGGTGCGGGGCCGAGCGGTGGGCATCATGAACGTCGCGACGGTTCGTCCGATTCCGTTCCAGCCGCGGGAAGTGGAGCTTTTAAAGGCGATCGGGCACGTGATCGGCGTCGCGCTGGAGAACTCAATCCTGTTTCAAGAGACCGAACGGCGCAACCGGGAAATCAAAATCGCCAAGGAGAAGCTCGAGAAAGTCAACAGCGCTCTGACCGTTCAGGCGGCCGAGCTGGCGCGGTCCAACAGCGAGCTGCAGCACTTCGCCTATATCGCGTCCCACGATCTGCAAGAGCCGCTGCGCATGGTGGCGAGCTACGTGCAACTGCTGGCGCGGCGCTACAAGGACAAACTCGATCAGGACGCCAACGAATTCATCGGCTTCGCCGTCGACGGCGCCACCCGCATGCAGGCGTTGATCAACGCTCTGCTGACCTATTCGCGCGTCGGGACCCAGGCGAAGAGGTTCGAGCCGACCGACTGCGAAGCGGTGTTGGACGATACGCTCGCGGGCTTGAAAACCGCCGTCGAAGAAAGTGGGGCGGTCATCACGCGAGATCCCCTCCCGACCGTGATCGGGGATGCGACCCAGTTGGGCCAGTTGTTCCAGAACCTGATCGGCAACGGCGTCAAGTTTCACGGTGCCGAGCCGCCGCGGATTCATATTTCGAGCAGGAGAACCGACAACGGGTGGGTCTTCTCGTTCAAAGATCGCGGCATCGGCTTCGATTCCCGATACGCTGAGCGCATCTTCGTCATGTTTCAGCGTCTGCATGCAAAAGGGGAATATCCGGGCACCGGCATCGGCCTTGCCGTGTGCAAAAAAATAGTCGAGCGCCACGGCGGCGAGATCTGGGTGGAGTCCCGGCCGGGAGAGGGAGCGACCTTTTACTTTTCGATTCCAACGAACCGTCCCGAAGAGGAGGACAACGCACATGCATTCAGCGAGCACGAACGGATCGGCTAGGATTTTGTTGGTGGAAGACAACCCGGGAGACGTCCGGCTGACGCGCGAAGCCCTGAAGGAAGGCAAGATACTGAACGACCTCTCGGTCGTCGGCGATGGGGTCGAGGCCCTGGCCTTTCTCCGGCGCGAAGGCCGGTATGCCGAGGCCGAAAGGCCGGATCTGATCCTGCTCGACCTGAACCTGCCGAAGAAGGACGGCCGGGAGGTGTTGGAGGAGATCAAAAGCGACGGCGATCTCAAGAAGATTCCGGTCGTCGTGCTCACGACCTCGGCGGCGGAGCGGGACATTCTCAACGCCTACGACCTGCACGCCAACTGTTACATCACCAAGCCGGTCGATCTCGGACAGTTCATCAAGGTCGTGCAATTGATCGAGGATTTTTGGCTCATGATCGTGAAGCTGCCGTAACGAAAAGAGTCCATGAGCCTATTGCCGATCAAAGTTTTGGTGGTCGAGGATAACCCGGGAGACGCCCGCCTCTTGCGCGAAGCGCTGGCGGAGATGGCCCGGACCCGGTTCGACTGGACCCATGTCGATCGGCTGGCGGAAGCGCTCCGGCGGCTCGAAGAGGAGCGCTTCGATATCATCTTGCTCGATCTCTCGCTGCCGGACGCGCAGGGGCTCGATGCGGTCGTGTGGGCGCACGGGCAGGTCCCCCATCTGCCGATCGTGGTCTTGACCGGACTCGAGAACGAAGAGCTGGCGGTGGAGGCGCTGCGCCAGGGCGCTCAGGATTACCTGGTCAAAGGGAAGGTGGACGGCAATCTTTTGTCGCGTTCGATACGCTACGCCATCGAAAGAAAACGGGCCGAAGAGCAAATTCAAGAGAGTCTCCGCCGTCTCCGGGCGCTGAGAGAGATCGAACGGGCCACCACCTCGACGCTCGATCTCCACCGGGTGCTGGATGTTTTGCTGCAAAAAATCGATCTCCTTCTGCCTTACGCCGCGACCACCGTCAGGCTGTTCAATACGGCGACCGGCCTGCTGGAACCGATCGCCTGCCGCAACCTTTCAGAAAATGAATGGAAGTCGGAGCCGGGACGGCGCGGCCGCGGCATTCCCAACGTCGTTTTCGAAAACAAGGCGCCCTGGACGGTGCGCGATCTGCAAGTCGAGCCGCGCGTGCGCGACCCGGAATTTTTC
This window of the Candidatus Binatia bacterium genome carries:
- a CDS encoding ATP-binding protein, translating into MATRASFEVGGAILRALTKARKAGAYVVYQRTVPLLAFIFCVGVAAILWHLSRLSSNLVQSGALQGTAIYSQSITDLRTFYGSEVVDRVRPYGIEVTHDYAAKKAAIPIPATFTIEFGKHIAEKNSGMEIRLYSDYPFPFRKEGGPRDAFEKEALAYLRQHPDKTFFRFEDFQGRPSLRYATAVQMKAGCVACHNSHAESPKTDWKVENVRGVQEIIQTLDSAVAQTRSGLTETFVLLSTMGLLGVGGLALVVGTMRKKSAELEQRVSERASAQARLAALHEINLASTSTLDLRAVLNLLLEKTDDLLPVIAATTVRLFNKQTGKLEPVACWNLDEEQWKAETKNGGSLIRMLPESNSPLMVLNAQTDPRSLASEFLRRQGLVSFLRVPLTAKNDTLGVITFFTKVEHRFSDEEIDFLSTVSGQAAIAIHNAQLYEETASAKRELEDANNTLKKQAVELARSNAELEQFAYVASHDLQEPLRMVASYTQLLARRYRGRLDGDADEFIAYAVDGVTRMQSQIQDLLNYSRLGKKETDFESTDCSAVLDRALVNLKVAIEESGAKVTSDPLPAVAADGNQLVQLFQNLMSNAVKFRNHEPPLIHVSAKRSGKEWVFSVHDNGIGFEPQFAERIFVIFQRLHAKGDHPGTGIGLAVCKKIVERHGGRIWAEAEPGQGATFYFTIPA
- a CDS encoding AbrB/MazE/SpoVT family DNA-binding domain-containing protein, with the translated sequence MALAQSKVTAQGQISVPAEVRRKLGVGPGSVLEWDEEGDAVVVRKAGRYSSEDIHRAVFPKRSPGPKKLEDFDKGVLRYMKAKHARR
- a CDS encoding GAF domain-containing protein is translated as MDAPRVDHASAIEMFSLAKLTGRLGSLLSSGGAGDFIGGIVARRFSQTSSARIKLILEVAGDGIFGLDVDGKITFANHAAARMLGAKRDDIIGRPMRQVVDHLKADGSPFPGGASPIVAAASEGTSCVSSDEIFRRNDGASLVVDYVSNPIFERGKLTGAVVAFTDVTQRKRSEEALQSHYKELAILHEIGQMIFASRDLKAVLGNILERALSLVSLDLGNIRLFEPGVRMQTGAYRGYRDPEQIGKNTHMNGGDSAGFIRGVAASGTSLVLEDISTVEGLRTFKNEGVRSAIIVPITTAEETLGIIEVGSRASRRFLPDELRLLDTIGNQIGIAVQKSRLFEETARRAEEQAALNTIAAATSQSRRLDETLGIALDKVLEVTGREQAYIRLMDPVTGNLTLAAHRGISQQFVEDLTHRRTPGGKSDRVFESGEPLVINDPESASLRDQTRREGSRAFVWVPLKVRGRAVGIMNVATVRPIPFQPREVELLKAIGHVIGVALENSILFQETERRNREIKIAKEKLEKVNSALTVQAAELARSNSELQHFAYIASHDLQEPLRMVASYVQLLARRYKDKLDQDANEFIGFAVDGATRMQALINALLTYSRVGTQAKRFEPTDCEAVLDDTLAGLKTAVEESGAVITRDPLPTVIGDATQLGQLFQNLIGNGVKFHGAEPPRIHISSRRTDNGWVFSFKDRGIGFDSRYAERIFVMFQRLHAKGEYPGTGIGLAVCKKIVERHGGEIWVESRPGEGATFYFSIPTNRPEEEDNAHAFSEHERIG
- a CDS encoding response regulator; amino-acid sequence: MHSASTNGSARILLVEDNPGDVRLTREALKEGKILNDLSVVGDGVEALAFLRREGRYAEAERPDLILLDLNLPKKDGREVLEEIKSDGDLKKIPVVVLTTSAAERDILNAYDLHANCYITKPVDLGQFIKVVQLIEDFWLMIVKLP
- a CDS encoding amidohydrolase family protein; the encoded protein is MPTIDADTHVDESEDTWKKLEGTPYVKYTPVTIEMPPDEARRAGYTPTNSRCWVVEGRLQNRAIRDDVNHPPRVLRELEDVPGRLAHMDKMGVDVQVIFPTFFIRYNTRNAEAEWALTTTYNRWIAGKCAQTNGRLRWAAVLPLLRPDKAVEELCWAKEHGASGVFKRGFDLDRKVIDPHFFPVYEEASALDLPLCIHTGHPLPGTEWDRGFPIIYSFTALVSSGLAKKFPKLRFGLIESGASWIPYAVSQLGAVKRQSLRGRQSRLPRLYELEPELFRANRLFVTIDPIDDIESLLKFGTEDNLMIGTDYSHTDISANLSALDEVRGWVDEGRITNAQADKILGTNSRAFYSL
- a CDS encoding DUF4238 domain-containing protein, whose amino-acid sequence is MVQQSHRHHYVPEWYQRRFLAPGQTSFKVLDLQPPKFTRGDGSSASGRQISTKGPKSIFFENDLYTTRWLGAPNDEIERMLFGAIDRDGKTAIDAYIAEDWETVHSTYGYMYGFMDALRLRTPKGLHFVKFLTRANSQEELMYRMQRIRTMHCVMWTESVLEIVSAENSFVKFILSDHPVTLFNSHVFPSDPRMVWTPC
- a CDS encoding winged helix-turn-helix domain-containing protein — protein: MEEKSYRQSRLCRVFGNPVAFAIVELLLENREMSPSQRARALSRSLSRISHTLGALRLAEVVRYDSDSKMRALYRLKHPREIRQVLRALFAFVDSASSSR
- a CDS encoding type II toxin-antitoxin system VapC family toxin; translated protein: MRAVDTNVLVRLVTRDDGKQVAAAESFISKGAWVSTLVLIEATWVLAAVYELAHPEIATAVEMLLRHRDLTIQDSGTVTAALEHYRRRPALGFSDCLILEVARKAGHVPLGTFDRALGKLKGAERL
- a CDS encoding ABC transporter substrate-binding protein, translated to MKRILASVLPVLFGLGLFASTSAAQALKVGMTSKTLFYLPFYAAQKRGLYAAEGLKVDLVLIGRSDVQLAALLAGEIDFGSLNADATIVINEKGGNLKVIAGVDNAAPYVLVGGKAYKKIEDLKGARLGVSSLRGGATSILLDYLKSKGLEYPRDFAMTVISGGTAARLTALETGALAGAVLGIPYSDIAIDQGFNRLGDTVEAIPVYQFNGLTVNPLWAEKNRAAVVKFLKAHIRALRWIHEQPGQATELFISEMGVKQPYARRGIDYFTKNKVFPIDGGVILEGLKVNIEVQARDGVLKEPLPSPEKYVDQSYIKQAQKELGL
- a CDS encoding response regulator yields the protein MVTAANGRPVEILLVEDNPGDVRLTKEALKEGNLLNRLSVVGDGMEALAFLRREGKFAGSARPDMILLDLNLPKKSGLEVLADVKADEDLRRTPVVVLTTSQAEQDIIKSYNLYANCYISKPVDLGEFMNVVKSIEEFWLTVVKLPCDGDWVWTASRPKPVG